From Microbacterium sp. LWH11-1.2, one genomic window encodes:
- a CDS encoding SipW-dependent-type signal peptide-containing protein, with product MVKKQNQRKVLAVLAGGLVLGVGVAVTLAAWNDSEFATGTFTAGSFNLEGSTAGDVDANYSDHNVDDGDTAATLAFDLPADIVDNMSPGDAVYAGFWVRLAAGTTTGADLVAAGTTADPAATSNTDHLGYAIYALAPGATCNAASAVGTPIATGATLDAQAGVTTVPLLEGATAAVAGTAVQLCFAVTADASLEQGLETTATWEFTATSTD from the coding sequence ATGGTCAAGAAGCAGAATCAGCGGAAAGTGCTCGCGGTGCTCGCGGGCGGACTCGTGCTCGGTGTCGGCGTCGCGGTGACGCTCGCCGCCTGGAACGATTCCGAGTTCGCGACCGGCACCTTCACCGCCGGATCCTTCAACCTCGAGGGATCCACAGCCGGTGACGTCGATGCGAACTACAGCGACCACAACGTCGACGACGGAGACACCGCCGCCACGCTCGCCTTCGACCTCCCGGCGGACATCGTCGACAACATGTCCCCCGGCGACGCGGTGTATGCCGGGTTCTGGGTGCGCCTCGCCGCAGGAACGACCACCGGAGCCGACCTCGTCGCCGCCGGGACCACGGCCGATCCGGCGGCGACGTCGAACACCGACCACCTCGGCTACGCGATCTACGCCCTCGCCCCCGGGGCCACCTGCAACGCGGCATCCGCGGTGGGCACCCCGATCGCGACCGGCGCGACGCTCGATGCCCAGGCCGGCGTCACGACCGTGCCGCTTCTCGAAGGAGCGACGGCCGCTGTGGCGGGAACCGCCGTGCAGCTGTGCTTCGCCGTGACCGCGGACGCGAGCCTCGAACAGGGTCTCGAGACCACGGCGACGTGGGAGTTCACGGCGACCTCGACGGACTGA
- the rplK gene encoding 50S ribosomal protein L11, with translation MAPKKKVTGLIKLQINAGAANPAPPIGPALGQHGVNIMEFCKAYNAATESQRGNVIPVEITVYEDRSFTFILKTPPAAELIKKAAGVQKGSSTPHTVKVAKITKDQVRQIAETKQADLNANDIEAAAKIIAGTARSMGITVEG, from the coding sequence ATGGCACCGAAGAAGAAGGTGACCGGCCTGATCAAGCTTCAGATCAACGCCGGTGCAGCCAACCCGGCGCCGCCGATCGGCCCCGCGCTCGGTCAGCATGGCGTCAACATCATGGAGTTCTGCAAGGCGTACAACGCCGCGACCGAGTCGCAGCGCGGCAACGTCATCCCCGTCGAGATCACCGTCTACGAGGACCGCAGCTTCACGTTCATCCTGAAGACCCCGCCGGCTGCGGAGCTCATCAAGAAGGCCGCCGGCGTGCAGAAGGGGTCGTCGACCCCGCACACGGTCAAGGTCGCGAAGATCACCAAGGACCAGGTCCGTCAGATCGCAGAGACCAAGCAGGCCGACCTGAACGCCAACGACATCGAGGCCGCCGCCAAGATCATCGCCGGCACCGCCCGTTCCATGGGCATCACGGTCGAGGGCTGA
- a CDS encoding VOC family protein — translation MFRGLANLNLVAEDMTAAVAWYAEVFGTPPYFVRPEQGPVQYAEWRFGDDEDEFALMDARFRPALAQPGGALMSIHVDDVRSSVDRLIELGATVFDPVTQRGEGWWSASVSDPFGNLLGLIQSPHWAAQHA, via the coding sequence ATGTTCCGTGGACTCGCCAATCTCAACCTCGTCGCCGAGGACATGACGGCAGCCGTCGCCTGGTACGCCGAGGTCTTCGGCACTCCCCCGTACTTCGTCCGCCCCGAGCAGGGCCCCGTGCAGTACGCGGAGTGGCGCTTCGGCGACGACGAAGACGAATTCGCTCTCATGGACGCGCGATTCCGTCCGGCGCTCGCACAGCCGGGCGGCGCGCTGATGAGCATCCACGTCGACGACGTCCGGTCGAGCGTCGACCGGCTCATCGAGCTCGGCGCGACGGTCTTCGATCCGGTGACCCAGCGCGGAGAGGGCTGGTGGTCGGCATCCGTCAGCGATCCCTTCGGCAACCTGCTCGGCCTGATCCAGAGCCCGCACTGGGCGGCCCAGCACGCCTGA
- the secE gene encoding preprotein translocase subunit SecE, protein MDQDEPRGELVAAGATREKKGNPFSRFFGGIALFIRQVISELRKVVTPTRKELFKFTGVVLVFVLIVMGIVYGLDTLFAYVTHWVFGIPD, encoded by the coding sequence ATGGATCAGGACGAACCGCGCGGCGAGCTGGTCGCGGCCGGCGCCACCCGTGAGAAGAAGGGCAACCCCTTCTCCCGGTTCTTCGGGGGAATCGCCCTGTTCATCCGTCAGGTCATCTCCGAACTGCGCAAGGTCGTCACACCGACTCGCAAGGAGCTGTTCAAGTTCACCGGTGTGGTGCTCGTCTTCGTTCTGATCGTCATGGGCATCGTCTACGGCTTGGACACTCTGTTCGCGTACGTGACGCACTGGGTTTTCGGAATCCCCGACTGA
- a CDS encoding signal peptidase I, whose translation MTTSETRRSLREQPAASGAPAPALSPVGRPSRRGPGRAIGDLLLWIAAAGGVICIVLVVLAFTAQITLIMFRTGSMSPTIPAGSVSIVQRIPAGEIEIGDVVTVDRPGELPVTHRVTSIEPGASAQERVITMRGDANASEDPFPYTVTSVRIVLFSVPGIALLVAGMGSPIVLGGLTLAATALVVWAFWPRSGGGSRRRRAGGVI comes from the coding sequence ATGACGACGTCGGAGACGCGACGGAGTCTGCGCGAGCAGCCCGCCGCGTCCGGCGCGCCCGCGCCCGCCCTCTCCCCGGTGGGACGGCCGTCTCGTCGCGGGCCGGGCCGGGCCATCGGCGATCTGCTGCTGTGGATCGCGGCCGCCGGCGGCGTGATCTGCATCGTGCTCGTCGTTCTCGCGTTCACTGCGCAGATCACCCTGATCATGTTCCGCACCGGCTCGATGTCGCCGACCATCCCGGCCGGCTCCGTCTCGATCGTGCAGCGCATCCCGGCCGGCGAGATCGAGATCGGCGACGTCGTGACCGTCGACCGCCCCGGTGAGCTCCCCGTGACGCACCGCGTGACCTCGATCGAGCCGGGGGCGAGCGCGCAGGAGCGCGTCATCACGATGCGCGGCGATGCGAACGCCTCCGAGGACCCGTTCCCGTACACCGTGACCTCGGTGCGGATCGTCCTGTTCTCGGTCCCCGGTATCGCGCTGCTGGTCGCGGGTATGGGCAGCCCTATCGTGTTGGGCGGACTCACCCTCGCCGCCACCGCCCTCGTCGTCTGGGCGTTCTGGCCGCGTTCGGGCGGAGGATCGCGACGCCGCCGAGCGGGGGGCGTCATATGA
- a CDS encoding amino acid ABC transporter substrate-binding protein, whose product MSRRLIAVTALVLTAAALTACSGSSAPEESSASGDSGSASDFGLVKDGTLTVATEGTYRPFSFHDDNGAGALTGYDVEIIQAVADKLDLEVAFEETQWDAIFAGLDAGRFDVIANQVTNNDERTAKYLFSEAYTVSPGVIVVNEDDDSISSFADLDGKTTAQSLTSNWNDLATESGAKVEGVEGWAQAVELLRQGRVDATINDKLTFLDYETTNSPSGLKIAAETDEAGEQAFVFTKDKKSLVEAVDAALDELRADGTLAEISEKYFGEDVTQ is encoded by the coding sequence ATGTCTCGTCGCCTCATCGCCGTCACGGCACTCGTTCTCACCGCCGCCGCGCTCACCGCGTGCAGCGGCTCGAGCGCACCGGAGGAGTCGAGCGCGAGCGGTGACAGCGGCTCGGCATCCGACTTCGGTCTCGTGAAGGACGGCACACTGACCGTCGCGACCGAGGGCACGTACCGCCCGTTCAGCTTCCACGACGACAACGGCGCCGGTGCGCTGACCGGATACGACGTCGAGATCATCCAGGCCGTGGCCGACAAGCTCGACCTCGAGGTCGCGTTCGAGGAGACGCAGTGGGACGCGATCTTCGCGGGCCTCGACGCCGGTCGCTTCGACGTCATCGCGAACCAGGTCACGAACAACGACGAGCGCACCGCGAAGTACCTCTTCAGCGAGGCGTACACCGTCTCGCCCGGCGTGATCGTCGTGAACGAGGATGACGACTCGATCTCGTCGTTCGCCGACCTCGACGGGAAGACCACCGCGCAGTCGCTCACCAGCAACTGGAACGACCTCGCCACCGAGTCCGGCGCGAAGGTCGAGGGCGTCGAGGGCTGGGCCCAGGCCGTCGAGCTGCTGCGTCAGGGACGCGTGGATGCGACGATCAACGACAAGCTCACCTTCCTCGACTACGAGACGACCAACAGCCCCTCGGGTCTGAAGATCGCCGCCGAGACCGACGAGGCCGGCGAGCAGGCCTTCGTCTTCACGAAGGACAAGAAGAGCCTGGTCGAGGCCGTGGACGCCGCGCTCGACGAGCTGCGCGCCGACGGCACGCTCGCGGAGATCAGCGAGAAGTACTTCGGCGAAGACGTCACGCAGTAA
- a CDS encoding YqaJ viral recombinase family protein, with protein MNPELAARIVADSRDRVAWMRARSRGITATDVAGLTSEKSISRAADAKLGGGPRFGGNAYTDHGRRREPEIAAWVAATHGILPSSALFRAEVEHRHLATPDGIAVDAAGRVKLAEIKTTNKPWSGIPRTYLRQVWWQQHVLGAERTLFVWEQHEDFSPIHDEPRCVWIDRDDREIAKLIGLATDLIDELYRRTTGQQPPTRIADAAASRREQLRERDAFRALALAD; from the coding sequence GTGAACCCCGAACTCGCCGCACGCATCGTCGCGGACTCGCGCGACAGGGTGGCGTGGATGCGAGCACGGTCCCGCGGCATCACCGCGACCGACGTCGCCGGGCTCACCAGCGAGAAGTCGATCTCGCGCGCCGCCGACGCCAAGCTCGGGGGCGGTCCCCGCTTCGGCGGCAACGCCTACACCGACCACGGGCGCCGTCGCGAGCCCGAGATCGCCGCCTGGGTAGCAGCGACCCACGGCATCCTCCCCTCCTCGGCGCTGTTCCGCGCCGAGGTCGAGCACCGGCACCTGGCCACGCCGGACGGCATCGCCGTCGACGCCGCCGGGCGGGTGAAGCTCGCCGAGATCAAGACGACCAACAAGCCGTGGAGCGGCATCCCTCGAACCTACCTGCGCCAGGTGTGGTGGCAGCAGCACGTGCTGGGCGCGGAGCGCACGCTGTTCGTCTGGGAGCAGCACGAGGACTTCTCGCCCATCCACGATGAGCCCCGCTGCGTCTGGATCGATCGGGACGACCGCGAGATCGCGAAGCTCATCGGACTCGCGACCGACCTGATCGACGAGCTCTACCGACGCACCACCGGACAGCAGCCGCCGACCCGCATCGCGGATGCCGCGGCCAGCCGCCGCGAGCAGCTGCGCGAGCGCGACGCGTTCCGCGCCCTGGCACTGGCGGACTGA
- a CDS encoding WYL domain-containing protein has translation MRADRLIQALLFLQGRPQVTASELAAELEVSVPTARRDLEALAMSGVPIYPTRGRGGGWRLIGGARTDLTGLTQGEVNSLLVALTQSGAATPERIAAMRKLVRAVPEPFREGAQRVAVSTVRDAPWGVTEDDSPPPVVAELQRAIAGSVQVALQYDGSSGPSEAEVVPLMVGSRGPRWYLIAAPVVEGTDAADAGRLRTYRADRILGLRLLGVRGTAPVEFDGALAWAEMVERVETFRGAVRAVVHVAPWAVKALSDRFGVQARMLDEPVDDAGRVRMEVSAHRVDALAEQLAGWTGVAEVVEPQSVRSALRDLGERMAALYGAPSAQDGSETTL, from the coding sequence ATGCGCGCCGACCGTCTCATCCAGGCCCTCCTGTTCCTCCAGGGGCGGCCGCAGGTGACGGCATCCGAGCTCGCCGCCGAACTCGAGGTGTCGGTGCCGACAGCGCGGCGGGACCTGGAGGCGCTCGCGATGTCGGGCGTCCCGATCTACCCGACGCGGGGGAGAGGCGGAGGCTGGCGACTGATCGGGGGCGCACGCACCGACCTCACCGGGCTCACTCAGGGCGAGGTGAACTCGCTGCTGGTGGCGCTCACGCAGAGCGGCGCGGCGACGCCGGAGCGGATCGCGGCGATGCGGAAGCTCGTCCGCGCGGTTCCCGAGCCGTTCCGGGAGGGCGCGCAGCGCGTCGCGGTCTCGACGGTGCGCGATGCACCCTGGGGCGTCACCGAAGACGACTCGCCTCCCCCGGTCGTGGCGGAGCTGCAGCGGGCGATCGCCGGCTCCGTGCAGGTCGCGCTGCAGTACGACGGCTCGTCCGGTCCGAGCGAGGCGGAGGTCGTGCCGCTGATGGTCGGCAGCAGGGGCCCGCGCTGGTACCTCATCGCCGCGCCGGTCGTCGAGGGGACGGATGCCGCGGACGCCGGGCGGCTGCGGACGTATCGGGCGGATCGGATCCTCGGGCTGCGCCTGCTGGGGGTGCGCGGGACTGCCCCTGTCGAGTTCGACGGGGCGCTCGCCTGGGCCGAGATGGTCGAGCGGGTCGAAACGTTCCGCGGGGCTGTCCGCGCGGTCGTGCATGTCGCGCCGTGGGCGGTGAAGGCTCTCAGCGACCGGTTCGGGGTGCAGGCGCGGATGCTCGACGAACCGGTCGACGACGCAGGTCGCGTGCGGATGGAGGTCAGCGCCCACCGTGTCGACGCGCTGGCCGAGCAGCTCGCGGGCTGGACCGGGGTCGCCGAGGTGGTGGAGCCGCAGTCCGTGCGCAGCGCCCTCCGTGACCTCGGCGAGCGGATGGCGGCCCTCTACGGAGCCCCATCGGCGCAGGATGGATCAGAAACGACTCTCTAG
- a CDS encoding amino acid ABC transporter ATP-binding protein, whose product MSLTDPALPPAAAPLLTARGLRKSFGDNEVLRGIDLTLHRGEVLVLIGPSGSGKTTVLRALNGLETPDAGTIEVDGGPDIDFAASGVPARIAKQQRLALRDRSAMVFQHHNLFPHFTVLQNVIEGPWRVQGRPKDEVVAEARVLLDRVGLSDKADARPHQLSGGQQQRVGIVRALALKPDLLLFDEPTSALDPELVGDVLVVIKELADEGWTMAVVTHELSFAREAADHVLFMDGGVVVEQGAPDRLFSAPQHERTQRFLTRIMRPLDGA is encoded by the coding sequence GTGTCGCTCACTGACCCCGCTCTCCCGCCCGCGGCAGCGCCGCTGCTCACCGCCCGAGGCCTCCGCAAGAGCTTCGGCGACAACGAGGTGCTCCGCGGCATCGACCTGACGCTGCACCGCGGTGAGGTGCTGGTGCTGATCGGGCCGAGCGGCTCCGGCAAGACCACCGTGCTGCGGGCGCTGAACGGCCTCGAGACGCCGGATGCCGGCACCATCGAGGTCGACGGAGGGCCGGACATCGACTTCGCGGCGTCGGGAGTACCCGCGCGCATCGCGAAGCAGCAGCGCCTCGCTCTGCGCGACCGCTCGGCGATGGTGTTCCAGCACCACAACCTGTTCCCGCACTTCACCGTGCTGCAGAACGTCATCGAAGGACCCTGGCGTGTGCAGGGCCGGCCGAAGGACGAGGTGGTCGCCGAAGCGCGGGTGCTGCTCGACCGGGTCGGTCTGAGCGACAAGGCGGACGCGCGACCGCATCAGCTCTCCGGCGGGCAGCAGCAGCGGGTCGGCATCGTCCGCGCGCTCGCGCTGAAGCCGGATCTGCTGCTGTTCGACGAGCCGACCAGTGCTCTCGACCCCGAGCTCGTCGGCGACGTGCTCGTCGTGATCAAGGAGCTCGCCGACGAGGGCTGGACCATGGCCGTGGTCACCCACGAGCTGAGCTTCGCCCGTGAGGCGGCGGACCACGTGCTGTTCATGGACGGCGGGGTCGTCGTCGAGCAGGGGGCGCCGGATCGGTTGTTCAGCGCTCCGCAGCACGAGCGCACGCAGAGGTTCCTGACGCGCATCATGCGCCCGCTCGACGGCGCCTGA
- a CDS encoding amino acid ABC transporter permease codes for MEPTSPWQLFLDSLGPIALAGLTATVPLALASFALGLVIAVGIALMRISVNPVLSGIARFYISVIRGTPLLVQLFVIFYGMPSIGITIDPWPSAIIALSLNVGGYGAEVVRAAILSVPQGQWEAAYTVGMNRTRTLTRVILPQAARVSVPPLSNTFISLVKDTSLTSLILVTELFKVAQQIASTTYEFMILYLTAALVYWVFCLVLSAGQSALERRLDSRVAH; via the coding sequence ATGGAACCGACCTCGCCCTGGCAGCTGTTCCTCGACTCGCTCGGCCCCATCGCTCTGGCGGGGCTGACGGCGACGGTCCCGCTCGCCCTGGCGTCGTTCGCCCTGGGCCTCGTGATCGCGGTCGGCATCGCGCTGATGCGCATCTCGGTCAACCCGGTCCTGTCGGGGATCGCCCGGTTCTACATCTCGGTCATCCGCGGAACGCCGCTGCTCGTGCAGCTGTTCGTGATCTTCTACGGCATGCCCTCGATCGGCATCACGATCGACCCGTGGCCGAGCGCGATCATCGCGCTCTCGCTCAACGTGGGCGGCTACGGGGCGGAGGTGGTGCGCGCGGCCATCCTCTCGGTGCCCCAGGGGCAGTGGGAGGCGGCGTACACCGTCGGCATGAACCGCACCCGCACGCTCACGCGCGTCATCCTGCCGCAGGCGGCACGGGTGTCGGTTCCGCCGCTGTCCAACACGTTCATCTCACTCGTGAAGGACACGTCGCTGACGTCGCTGATCCTGGTGACGGAGCTGTTCAAGGTGGCGCAGCAGATCGCGTCCACCACCTACGAGTTCATGATCCTGTATCTGACGGCGGCACTGGTCTACTGGGTGTTCTGCCTGGTGCTCTCCGCCGGCCAGAGCGCACTGGAGAGGAGGCTCGACAGCCGTGTCGCTCACTGA
- the rplA gene encoding 50S ribosomal protein L1: MAKSKAYNAAAEKIEADRFYTPSEAVALAKETGSAKFDSTVEVALKLAVDPRKADQMVRGTVILPHGTGKTARVIVFATGPAAEAAIAAGADEVGGAELIQKVADGWTNFDAAVSTPELMGQVGRLGKVLGPRGLMPNPKTGTVTPNTAKAVEEIKGGKIEFRVDKHANVHFVVGKASFTAEQLNENIDAALEEIVRLKPSSSKGRYIQKGAVSTTFGPGIPLDVNAI; the protein is encoded by the coding sequence ATGGCTAAGTCCAAGGCTTACAACGCTGCTGCCGAGAAGATCGAGGCAGACCGCTTCTACACCCCCTCCGAGGCAGTCGCCCTCGCGAAGGAGACCGGCTCCGCGAAGTTCGACTCGACCGTCGAGGTCGCGCTGAAGCTCGCCGTCGACCCCCGCAAGGCCGACCAGATGGTGCGCGGCACCGTCATCCTGCCCCACGGCACCGGCAAGACCGCCCGCGTCATCGTGTTCGCGACGGGTCCGGCCGCTGAGGCCGCGATCGCCGCAGGCGCCGACGAGGTCGGTGGCGCCGAGCTCATCCAGAAGGTCGCCGACGGCTGGACCAACTTCGACGCCGCGGTCTCGACCCCGGAGCTCATGGGTCAGGTCGGTCGTCTCGGTAAGGTCCTGGGTCCGCGTGGCCTGATGCCGAACCCGAAGACCGGCACCGTCACCCCGAACACGGCCAAGGCCGTCGAGGAGATCAAGGGCGGAAAGATCGAGTTCCGCGTCGACAAGCACGCCAACGTGCACTTCGTCGTCGGCAAGGCCTCCTTCACCGCCGAGCAGCTGAACGAGAACATCGACGCAGCGCTCGAGGAGATCGTGCGCCTCAAGCCGTCGAGCTCGAAGGGCCGCTACATCCAGAAGGGTGCGGTGTCGACCACGTTCGGCCCCGGCATCCCGCTGGACGTCAACGCCATCTGA
- a CDS encoding LysE/ArgO family amino acid transporter yields the protein MLPVLAGLGLGLSLIVAIGAQNVFVLRQGIRREHVLAVVVICAVSDAVLIIAGVAGLGFVVSAAPWLVVVARWAGALFLLTYGVLAARRAWKGGEAGLESGGTDAAPPTASAAGGGATATLTRTRLAPVILTVLALTWLNPHVYLDTVLMLGSIAATHGEDRWLFAAGAVAASILWFTALGFGARYVGRWLRTPLSWRILDAAIAVVMIVIAVSLVLPVLGG from the coding sequence ATGCTCCCCGTGCTCGCCGGCCTCGGTCTCGGCCTCTCCCTCATCGTCGCCATCGGCGCGCAGAACGTCTTCGTCCTGCGGCAGGGCATCCGCCGCGAGCACGTGCTGGCCGTGGTCGTGATCTGCGCGGTGTCCGATGCCGTGCTCATCATCGCCGGCGTCGCGGGCCTCGGCTTCGTCGTCTCGGCGGCCCCGTGGCTCGTGGTGGTCGCACGGTGGGCCGGTGCGCTCTTCCTGCTCACGTACGGCGTGCTGGCCGCCCGGCGCGCGTGGAAGGGCGGCGAGGCGGGCCTCGAGTCGGGCGGGACGGATGCCGCGCCGCCCACGGCATCCGCTGCGGGCGGTGGCGCGACCGCGACGCTCACGCGCACCCGTCTCGCGCCCGTGATCCTCACCGTGCTCGCTCTGACGTGGCTCAATCCGCACGTGTATCTCGACACCGTCCTCATGCTCGGCTCGATCGCCGCCACGCACGGCGAGGACCGATGGCTGTTCGCCGCGGGTGCCGTCGCGGCCAGCATCCTGTGGTTCACCGCGCTGGGATTCGGCGCCCGCTACGTCGGCCGCTGGCTGCGCACGCCGCTCTCGTGGCGCATCCTCGACGCGGCGATCGCCGTGGTGATGATCGTCATCGCCGTCAGCCTCGTGCTGCCGGTCCTCGGGGGCTGA
- the nusG gene encoding transcription termination/antitermination protein NusG, translated as MSERYSDDADWATAAEQSSEEDEAQEGNVLAAEELSVTSAEHVAVHVEDEDEDSTEDIDIDIDDPEADAIVNDALNLDETAETEAAAEVLNDSVAEETAEQEAAAADEVTPYDGPDVNGEDDRPSEDDEDDDAEEDPYEAFRLDLRMLPGKWYVIHSYAGFERKVKANIEQRKSTLEVEDEIYQIEVPMEDVVEIKNGQRKMVTRVRIPGYVLVRMELTEDTWSVVRHTPGVTGFVGNAHNPTPLRFEEAFNMLKSLVEVKDVPTAKNIASKGGVAVARPLPAEVDFEVGETITIKEGSFAGLPGSISEIKPESGKLTVLVSLFERETPVELSFDQVTKMV; from the coding sequence GTGTCTGAACGATATTCCGACGACGCCGACTGGGCGACCGCCGCAGAGCAGTCCAGCGAGGAGGACGAGGCCCAGGAGGGCAACGTCCTCGCCGCGGAGGAGCTCTCGGTCACCTCGGCCGAGCACGTCGCCGTCCACGTCGAGGACGAAGACGAGGACAGCACGGAAGACATCGACATCGACATCGACGACCCGGAGGCGGACGCGATCGTGAACGACGCTCTGAACTTGGACGAGACGGCGGAGACCGAGGCTGCTGCCGAGGTGCTCAACGATTCCGTCGCAGAGGAGACCGCAGAGCAGGAAGCGGCGGCGGCCGACGAGGTCACCCCCTACGACGGCCCCGACGTGAACGGCGAAGACGACCGTCCGTCCGAGGACGACGAGGACGACGACGCCGAGGAGGACCCCTACGAGGCCTTCCGTCTGGACCTGCGCATGCTCCCCGGCAAGTGGTACGTCATCCACTCCTACGCCGGCTTCGAGCGCAAGGTGAAGGCGAACATCGAGCAGCGCAAGTCGACGCTCGAGGTCGAGGACGAGATCTACCAGATCGAGGTCCCGATGGAGGACGTCGTCGAGATCAAGAACGGCCAGCGCAAGATGGTCACCCGCGTGCGCATCCCCGGCTACGTGCTGGTGCGCATGGAGCTCACCGAAGACACCTGGTCGGTCGTCCGTCACACGCCGGGCGTCACCGGCTTCGTGGGCAACGCCCACAACCCGACGCCGCTGCGCTTCGAAGAGGCCTTCAACATGCTGAAGTCCCTCGTCGAGGTCAAGGACGTCCCCACGGCCAAGAACATCGCGTCGAAGGGCGGCGTCGCCGTCGCTCGTCCGCTGCCGGCCGAGGTCGACTTCGAGGTCGGCGAGACCATCACGATCAAGGAGGGCTCGTTCGCGGGTCTTCCCGGTTCGATCAGCGAGATCAAGCCCGAGAGCGGCAAGCTCACGGTCCTCGTCTCGCTCTTCGAGCGCGAGACCCCGGTCGAGCTGTCGTTCGACCAGGTCACCAAGATGGTCTGA
- a CDS encoding LysR family transcriptional regulator ArgP, whose translation MKIDPELAATVAAVADEGTLDAASRRLRITPSAVSQRLKALEQQLGRILVVRTKPATLTEAGEAVVRLARQVALLEHDALAGVGIDDGAGARRTSIPLAVNADSMATWFLAPLARLSARHDIDFDLHRDDQNFTARLLESGTVMAAVTSEENPVAGCSVAPLGMIEYRAVAAPAFAERWFADGVDRAALADAPFVDFDRRDTLQHEWLRAQGVSHQGVPRQYVPASHDYALAVRLGLGWGMLPRLQEAPGLVSLGGPSLRVKLYWQQWNLRSDLLDTIAAEVADEARRVLQA comes from the coding sequence GTGAAGATCGATCCCGAACTCGCCGCCACCGTCGCCGCCGTGGCCGACGAGGGCACGCTCGACGCGGCCTCGCGGCGCCTGCGCATCACCCCGTCGGCTGTCAGTCAGCGCCTGAAGGCTCTGGAACAGCAGCTCGGCCGCATCCTCGTCGTCCGGACGAAGCCCGCGACGCTGACCGAGGCGGGGGAGGCGGTCGTGCGGCTGGCGAGACAGGTCGCCCTGCTCGAGCACGATGCGCTCGCCGGCGTGGGCATCGACGACGGAGCCGGTGCCCGGCGCACCAGCATCCCGCTCGCGGTGAACGCCGACTCGATGGCGACCTGGTTCCTGGCTCCGCTCGCCCGGCTGTCCGCACGACACGACATCGACTTCGACCTGCACCGGGACGATCAGAACTTCACGGCGCGGCTGCTCGAGTCCGGCACCGTCATGGCGGCGGTCACGAGCGAGGAGAACCCCGTCGCGGGATGCTCGGTCGCACCGCTGGGCATGATCGAGTACCGAGCCGTGGCCGCGCCCGCATTCGCGGAGCGCTGGTTCGCCGACGGCGTTGACCGCGCAGCCCTGGCGGACGCCCCGTTCGTCGACTTCGACCGGCGCGACACGCTGCAGCACGAGTGGCTGCGCGCACAGGGCGTGTCGCATCAGGGGGTGCCCCGGCAGTACGTCCCGGCGTCGCACGACTACGCGCTGGCCGTGCGGCTCGGCCTGGGGTGGGGCATGCTCCCTCGGCTGCAGGAGGCGCCGGGGCTGGTGAGCCTCGGCGGCCCGTCGCTGCGGGTGAAGCTCTACTGGCAGCAGTGGAACCTGCGCTCCGACCTCCTCGACACCATCGCGGCCGAGGTCGCCGATGAGGCGAGACGCGTGCTGCAGGCGTGA
- a CDS encoding SipW-dependent-type signal peptide-containing protein, with amino-acid sequence MDTRRDVREAKRLRSRRIRAVLAGGLVLGVGATMTLAAWNDSEYATATFTAGKFDIVGAAEGTTFASHATTGTAAALTFVAAPTAMAPGTTTYALYSVKTANPSIAGTLQWSAGTPGGTGLATYLTYGVRTINGTACNSTTYPLGTALVADGSALTANGTTTQTVSANGGNQINYCVAVTLPLTAPNAAQSLTMSQTWQVLGTSSAP; translated from the coding sequence ATGGACACCCGCAGAGACGTGCGGGAGGCGAAGCGACTCCGCTCCCGCCGTATCCGTGCTGTCCTGGCGGGAGGGCTGGTGCTGGGCGTCGGCGCGACGATGACACTCGCGGCGTGGAACGACTCGGAGTACGCCACCGCGACTTTCACCGCCGGCAAGTTCGACATCGTCGGTGCCGCCGAGGGCACCACGTTCGCCAGTCATGCCACCACCGGCACGGCGGCCGCGCTGACCTTCGTCGCGGCGCCGACGGCCATGGCTCCGGGGACGACCACCTATGCGCTGTACAGCGTGAAGACCGCGAATCCGTCGATCGCGGGGACCCTGCAGTGGTCGGCGGGCACCCCGGGCGGCACCGGGCTCGCGACCTATCTGACGTACGGCGTCCGGACGATCAACGGCACCGCCTGCAATTCGACGACCTACCCGCTGGGCACCGCGCTGGTCGCCGACGGCTCCGCCTTGACCGCGAACGGAACGACGACGCAGACGGTGTCGGCGAACGGCGGCAACCAGATCAACTACTGCGTCGCCGTCACGCTGCCGCTCACGGCGCCGAACGCGGCGCAGTCGCTGACGATGTCGCAGACGTGGCAGGTGCTCGGCACCTCGTCGGCCCCGTAG